A stretch of DNA from Oryzomicrobium terrae:
TACCAGGTCCAGGCGATGATCGGCTTTCCGGCCATCATCCGCCCGTCCTTCACCCTGGGCGGCACCGGCGGTGGCATCGCCTACAACATGGAAGAGTTCGAAACCATCTGCAAGCGTGGTCTCGAAGCCTCCCCCACCAGCGAACTGCTGATCGAGGAATCCCTGATCGGCTGGAAAGAGTTCGAGATGGAGGTGGTGCGCGATCACAAGGACAACTGCATCATCGTCTGCGCCATCGAGAACCTGGACCCGATGGGGGTGCACACCGGCGACTCGATCACCGTCGCCCCGGCCCAGACCCTGACGGACAAGGAATACCAGATCATGCGCAACGCCTCGATCGCGGTGCTGCGCGAGATCGGGGTGGATACGGGCGGTTCCAACGTCCAGTTCTCGATCAGCCCGTTCGACGGCCGCATGATCGTCATCGAGATGAACCCCCGGGTGTCCCGTTCCTCGGCCCTGGCCTCCAAGGCCACCGGCTTCCCCATCGCCAAGGTGGCGGCCAAGCTGGCCGTGGGCTACACCCTGGACGAACTGGCCAACGAGATCACCGGCGGCAAGACCCCGGCCTCGTTCGAGCCCTCGATCGACTACGTGGTCACCAAGGTGCCCCGTTTCGCCTTCGAGAAATTCCCCACCGCCGATTCCCGCTTGACCACCCAGATGAAGTCGGTGGGCGAGGTGATGGCCATCGGCCGCACCTTCCAGGAATCCCTGCAGAAGGCCCTGCGCGGCCTGGAAGTGGGCGTGGACGGCTTCGACGAGAAGACCACCGACCGGGAAGAGATCGAAAAGCAGCTGGCCGAAGCCGGTCCGGACCGCCTGTGGTACGTGGCCGATGCCTTCCGCGCCGGCCTGTCCCTGGAGGACATCCAGCGCCTGACCCACATCGACCCCTGGTTCCTGGCCCAGATCGAAGATCTGTACCTGAAGGCCAAGTCCCTGGAAGGCCGCACCCTGGAATCCCTGTCCAAGGACGAGTTGCTGGCCCTCAAGCGCGCCGGCTTCGCCGACAAGCGCCTGGCCAAGCTGCTCGGCACTACCCAGACTGCCGTGCGCGAGTACCGCCACGCCCAGTCGGTACGCCCGGTGTTCAAGCGTGTCGATACCTGCGCCGCCGAGTTCGCTACCAACACCGCCTACATGTACTCGACCTACGAGGAAGAGTGCGAAGCGGCGCCCACCGACAAGAAGAAGATCATGGTCCTGGGCGGCGGTCCGAACCGCATCGGCCAGGGCATCGAGTTCGACTACTGCTGCGTGCATGCCGCCATGGCCATGCGCGAAGACGGGTACGAGACCATCATGGTCAACTGCAACCCGGAAACCGTGTCCACCGACTACGACACCTCCGACCGCCTGTATTTCGAGCCGCTGACGCTCGAAGACGTGCTGGAAATCGTCAATGTCGAGAAGCCCGTGGGCGTGATCGTCCAGTACGGCGGCCAGACCCCGCTGAAACTGGCTCGGGATCTGGAAGCCAACGGCGTGCCCATCATCGGTACCAGCCCGGACATGATCGACGCTGCCGAGGACCGGGAACGCTTCCAGAAGCTGCTCAACGACCTCGGCTTGCGCCAGCCGCCCAACCGCACCGCCCGCAACGAGACCGACGCCCTGCGTCTGGCCGCCGAGATCGGCTACCCACTGGTGGTCCGCCCCTCCTACGTGCTGGGCGGCCGGGCCATGGAGATCGTGCACCAGCAAGCCGACCTGGAGCGCTACATGCGCGAGGCGGTCAAGGTGTCCAACGATTCGCCGGTGCTGCTCGACCGCTTCCTCAACGACGCCATCGAAGTGGACGTGGATGCCCTGTCCGACGGCAAGGAAGTGATCATCGGCGGCGTCATGGAACACATCGAGCAGGCTGGGGTGCACTCCGGCGACTCAGCCTGTTCCCTGCCGCCCTATTCGATCTCCCCGGCTCTGGTGGACGAGTTGCGCCGTCAGACCATCGCCATGGCCAAGGCCCTCAACGTCTGCGGCCTGATGAACGTCCAGTTCGCCATCCAGGGTGAGACGGTCTATGTGCTGGAAGTGAACCCCCGGGCCTCGCGCACCGTGCCGTTCGTCTCCAAGGCTACCGGTCTGCAGCTGGCCAAGATCGCTGCCCGCTGCATGGCCGGCCAGAGCCTGGCCAGCCAGGGCGTCACCCACGAGGTGATTCCGCCGTACTTCTCGGTGAAGGAAGCGGTCTTCCCCTTCGCCAAGTTCCCCGGTGTGGATACCCTGTTGGGACCGGAAATGAAGTCCACTGGCGAAGTGATGGGCGTGGGCGAAACCTTCGCCGAAGCCTTCGTCAAGAGCCAGCTGGCTGCCGGCGTCAAGTTGCCGGCTTCCGGCAAGGTCTTCATCAGCGTCAAGGATTCGGACAAGACCAAGGCCGTGGAAGTGGCCAAGGACTTGGCCGCCTGTGGTTTCACCATTCTCGCCACCCGGGGTACCGGCGCGGCAATCCAGGCGGCCGGCGTGCCGGTGACCCTGGTGAACAAGGTGGCCGAGGGCCGTCCCCATATCGTGGACATGATCAAGAACAACGAGATCAGCCTGATCATCAACACTGCCGACGAAAAACGGCAGGCGATCGCTGATTCCCGTTCGATCCGCACCTCCGGCCTGGCGGCGCGGGTGACCATGTACACCACCATCTGGGGTGCCGAGGCAGCGGCCGAGGGGATGAAGAACCGGGGTGACCTGGTGGTTTATCCCATCCAGACCCTGCACAGCCGCATTCACTAAACCCATAAAAAGCCGCCGGGGTCGCCCGTTTGCCGGGCGCCGGCGGTTTTGCTTTACCTAATCGACCAAGACCGATCTATCGGGGAACTCCCATGAGCAAGATACCGCTGACCGTGGCCGGGGCCGAGAAACTGCGCACCGAATTGCACCACCTCAAGACCGTCGAGCGCCCGGCTGTGATCCAGGCCATTTCCGAAGCGCGCGCCCAGGGCGACCTGTCGGAAAACGCCGAGTACGATGCCGCCAAGGAAAAGCAGGGCTTTATCGAAGGCCGCATCCAGGAACTGGAAGGCAAGCTGTCCAACGCCCAGATCATCGATCCCAAGCTGCTTGATGCGGATGGCCGCTGCGTGTTCGGCGCCACCGTGGAGCTGGAAGATCAGGATTCCGGCGACCAGGTGATCTACCAGATCGTCGGCGAGGACGAGGCCGACATCAAGGAGCGCAAGATTTCCGTCTCTTCGCCCCTGGCCCGCGCCGTGATCGGCAAGTATGCCGGTGACGTCGCCCAGGTTCAGGCGCCGGGTGGCATCCGCGAGTACGAGATCCTCGACGTCCGCTACGAATAAGCTTTTCCGGCAGGGAGGGGCGAAAAGCCGCGCCAAATAAGGCGCTCCGGGCAGCCCCTCTCAAGAACCACTATCCATGCGCCTTTCGGCCATGCCGTCCACCAAGAACCTGCTCAAATCCCTCGCCGATTCCCTTCACGCCAGCGCCCTGGTGCTCTGGGTGGGGAGTCTGTGGACCCTCGGCTACCTGGTTGCTCCCGTGCTCTTTGCCACCTTGGCCGACAAGACCCTGGCGGGCAACCTGGCCGGCAAGATGTTCCAGGTGGGCGGTTGGCTCGGTTTGGGGTGTTTCGTCCTGCTGACAGTGTTGAGGCTGGCCCGGGAGGGTGGGGCCTTCCTGCGCCGCTTGGACTTTTGGTTGCTGCTGCTGATGGCGCTCATCGCCGCTGCCAACCTGTTTGGCATCCAACCCCTGATGGCCGCCATGAAGGCCGATGCCTGGCCGCGAGACGTGATGCAGTCGGTGATGCGTGAGCGCTTTGCCGCTTGGCACGGCGTGTCCAGCATTCTTTATCTGGTACAGAGCCTGTGCGGACTGGTGCTTGCCGCACGTCTGGTGCGGCGATAAAAAAAGCCGCCGGAAGGCGGCTTTTTTCAGGAAGATGCTTTATTCCTTCTCGCTGCTCCCCTGGAAGCTGCGTTTGGTGCGACGGGGTTGGCGGCGGCCGTTGCGCCGGGCCGGAGCGCCGGAGCTACCGCCGGTTTCATCCTCGGGGGCCGGGCGGTACAGTACCAGCAGCTTGCCGATGTGCTGGATCGGTGCGGCGTCGAGGCGCTCGCACAGTTCGGCCAGGAACGCTTCGCGCTCGTCCCGGTCGTCGTTGTAGACCCGCACCTTGATCAGCTCGTGGGCCTTCAGGGCGGCATCGGCTTCATGCGCCACGGCGTCGGTCAGCCCCTTTTGGGCAATCGACACCACCGGGTGCAGGCTGTGGGCACGGGCCCGAAGCGCCCGGCGTTGGGCGGCAGTAATGACCAGCATTGGTAAGTAAACCTTAGAAAAAACACGGATTTTAGCGAATGGCACGATCCAAGACCAGCAGCGCCTGGCTCAACGAACACGTTCACGACCACTGGGTGCAACGCGCCAAGGCCGAGGGCTATCGGGCCCGGGCGGCCTTCAAGTTGCTCGAAATCGACGAGAAGGACCGCCTGCTCAAGTCCGGCGAGGTGGTGGTGGATCTGGGGGCAGCGCCAGGTAGCTGGAGCCAGGTGGCGGCGGCCAAGGTCGGCCCCAAGGGCAAGGTGTTCGCCCTGGACCTGCTTGACATGGATCCGCTACCCGGCGTGCGCTTTCTCCAAGGCGACTTCCGTGAGGAGAGTGTGCTCGCCGAACTGGAACGGCGCCTGGAAGGGGCGCCGGTAGGCTTGGTGCTGTCCGACATGGCGCCCAACACTTCGGGCATGGCGTCCATCGATCAGCCACGCATGATGGATCTGGTCGAGTTGGCCCTGGATTTTGCCCGCAACCACTTGAAACCCGAGGGGGCTTTCCTGGTCAAATGTTTCCAGGGATCGGGCTACCCTGAATTCCTCAAAGCCATGCGCGAGACGTTCGTCACGGTGGCGACCCGCAAGCCCAAGGCATCCCGGGATCGCAGCGTGGAAATCTACCTGCTCGGCAAGGGGCTCAAACGCTAGAGTGGGGCTGTTTTTTCGCACAGTCTGTCACGGTCACGCGGGGCAGCGATGGTTTAGAATGCGGAATCCCACTGGAGGACGCCGGTAGCGGCGCGAAAAGGAGTCACCTTGAACAACATGTTCAAAAATTTGGCGATCTGGTTGGTCATCGGCCTGGTACTGATGACCGTCTTCAACCAGTTCAACGGCCGTCAGGTTGCCCAGAACTCCATGGACTATTCCCAGTTCATCGAGGAAGTGAAACAGGGCCGCATCACCAAGGTGGTGATGGAGGGGCGCACCCTCAAGGCCACCACTTCGGAAGGCAAGAAGATTTCCACCTTTGCTCCGCCCGACTTGTGGCTGGTTTCCGACCTGCTCAAGAACGGCGTCAAGATCGAAGCCAAGCCCGAGGAAGAGCCCTCGGTGCTGATGAACATTTTCGTCAGCTGGTTCCCCATGCTGCTCCTGATCGGCGTCTGGGTGTTCTTCATGCGCCAGATGCAGGGCGGTGGCAAGGGCGGTGCGTTCTCCTTCGGCAAGTCCAAGGCTCGCATGCTCGACGAAGCCAGTAACTCGATTACCTTCGCCGATGTGGCCGGCTGCGACGAGGCCAAGGAAGAAGTCTCCGAACTGGTCGAATTCCTGCGCGACCCCTCCAAGTTCCAGAAGCTCGGGGGCCGTATCCCCAAGGGTGTGCTGATGGTGGGCAGCCCGGGTACCGGTAAGACCCTGCTGGCCAAGGCCATCGCCGGCGAGGCCAAGGTGCCGTTCTTCTCGATCTCCGGTTCCGACTTCGTCGAAATGTTCGTTGGCGTGGGTGCCGCCCGGGTGCGCGACATGTTCGAGCAGGCCAAGAAGCACGCCCCGTGCATTATTTTCATCGACGAAATCGACGCCGTAGGCCGCCACCGTGGTGCCGGTCTGGGTGGCGGCAATGACGAGCGCGAGCAGACCCTCAACCAACTGCTGGTGGAAATGGATGGTTTCGAAGGCCACTCCGGCATCATCGTCATCGCCGCTTCCAACCGCCCCGACATCCTCGACCCGGCCCTGATGCGTCCGGGCCGTTTCGACCGCCAGGTGGTGGTGCCGCTGCCCGATATC
This window harbors:
- the carB gene encoding carbamoyl-phosphate synthase large subunit — translated: MPKRTDIKSILIIGAGPIVIGQACEFDYSGAQACKALRQEGYKVILVNSNPATIMTDPEMADVTYIEPITWQVVAKIIEKERPDALLPTMGGQTALNCALDLAKHGVLDKFGVEMIGASKEAIDKAEDREKFKAAMTKIGLGSARSAVAHSMEEAYQVQAMIGFPAIIRPSFTLGGTGGGIAYNMEEFETICKRGLEASPTSELLIEESLIGWKEFEMEVVRDHKDNCIIVCAIENLDPMGVHTGDSITVAPAQTLTDKEYQIMRNASIAVLREIGVDTGGSNVQFSISPFDGRMIVIEMNPRVSRSSALASKATGFPIAKVAAKLAVGYTLDELANEITGGKTPASFEPSIDYVVTKVPRFAFEKFPTADSRLTTQMKSVGEVMAIGRTFQESLQKALRGLEVGVDGFDEKTTDREEIEKQLAEAGPDRLWYVADAFRAGLSLEDIQRLTHIDPWFLAQIEDLYLKAKSLEGRTLESLSKDELLALKRAGFADKRLAKLLGTTQTAVREYRHAQSVRPVFKRVDTCAAEFATNTAYMYSTYEEECEAAPTDKKKIMVLGGGPNRIGQGIEFDYCCVHAAMAMREDGYETIMVNCNPETVSTDYDTSDRLYFEPLTLEDVLEIVNVEKPVGVIVQYGGQTPLKLARDLEANGVPIIGTSPDMIDAAEDRERFQKLLNDLGLRQPPNRTARNETDALRLAAEIGYPLVVRPSYVLGGRAMEIVHQQADLERYMREAVKVSNDSPVLLDRFLNDAIEVDVDALSDGKEVIIGGVMEHIEQAGVHSGDSACSLPPYSISPALVDELRRQTIAMAKALNVCGLMNVQFAIQGETVYVLEVNPRASRTVPFVSKATGLQLAKIAARCMAGQSLASQGVTHEVIPPYFSVKEAVFPFAKFPGVDTLLGPEMKSTGEVMGVGETFAEAFVKSQLAAGVKLPASGKVFISVKDSDKTKAVEVAKDLAACGFTILATRGTGAAIQAAGVPVTLVNKVAEGRPHIVDMIKNNEISLIINTADEKRQAIADSRSIRTSGLAARVTMYTTIWGAEAAAEGMKNRGDLVVYPIQTLHSRIH
- the greA gene encoding transcription elongation factor GreA → MSKIPLTVAGAEKLRTELHHLKTVERPAVIQAISEARAQGDLSENAEYDAAKEKQGFIEGRIQELEGKLSNAQIIDPKLLDADGRCVFGATVELEDQDSGDQVIYQIVGEDEADIKERKISVSSPLARAVIGKYAGDVAQVQAPGGIREYEILDVRYE
- a CDS encoding DUF4149 domain-containing protein, with translation MRLSAMPSTKNLLKSLADSLHASALVLWVGSLWTLGYLVAPVLFATLADKTLAGNLAGKMFQVGGWLGLGCFVLLTVLRLAREGGAFLRRLDFWLLLLMALIAAANLFGIQPLMAAMKADAWPRDVMQSVMRERFAAWHGVSSILYLVQSLCGLVLAARLVRR
- a CDS encoding YhbY family RNA-binding protein, producing the protein MLVITAAQRRALRARAHSLHPVVSIAQKGLTDAVAHEADAALKAHELIKVRVYNDDRDEREAFLAELCERLDAAPIQHIGKLLVLYRPAPEDETGGSSGAPARRNGRRQPRRTKRSFQGSSEKE
- the rlmE gene encoding 23S rRNA (uridine(2552)-2'-O)-methyltransferase RlmE, whose amino-acid sequence is MARSKTSSAWLNEHVHDHWVQRAKAEGYRARAAFKLLEIDEKDRLLKSGEVVVDLGAAPGSWSQVAAAKVGPKGKVFALDLLDMDPLPGVRFLQGDFREESVLAELERRLEGAPVGLVLSDMAPNTSGMASIDQPRMMDLVELALDFARNHLKPEGAFLVKCFQGSGYPEFLKAMRETFVTVATRKPKASRDRSVEIYLLGKGLKR
- the ftsH gene encoding ATP-dependent zinc metalloprotease FtsH; its protein translation is MNNMFKNLAIWLVIGLVLMTVFNQFNGRQVAQNSMDYSQFIEEVKQGRITKVVMEGRTLKATTSEGKKISTFAPPDLWLVSDLLKNGVKIEAKPEEEPSVLMNIFVSWFPMLLLIGVWVFFMRQMQGGGKGGAFSFGKSKARMLDEASNSITFADVAGCDEAKEEVSELVEFLRDPSKFQKLGGRIPKGVLMVGSPGTGKTLLAKAIAGEAKVPFFSISGSDFVEMFVGVGAARVRDMFEQAKKHAPCIIFIDEIDAVGRHRGAGLGGGNDEREQTLNQLLVEMDGFEGHSGIIVIAASNRPDILDPALMRPGRFDRQVVVPLPDIRGREEILKVHMRKVPVAADIKADIIARGTPGFSGADLANLVNEAALFAARANKRLVDMDDFEKAKDKIMMGAERRSMVMTEEEKKNTAYHESGHAVVAKMLPKSDPVHKVTIIPRGRALGVTMQLPEQDRYAYDRGYLLDRIAVLFGGRIAEELFMNQMTTGASNDFERATQMARDMVTRYGMSDALGPMVYGENEGEVFLGRSITTHKNVSEATLQKVDGEIRRIIDEQYALARKILDDNRDKVHAMANALLELETIDAEQIDDIMAGKPPRPHRRSSTTPTPSQDDSPGAAPSAAATV